One Paenibacillus sp. FSL H7-0737 DNA segment encodes these proteins:
- a CDS encoding ABC transporter permease has protein sequence MHPIPFKKYLNNYGPFILLLLFILVIWESAVRLHLIPAFILPAPSSIGIALIEHRQLLRPHLMATLQEILVGFVLSVICGSLLGTGMFLFRPLEKAIYPFLIISQTIPLIALSPIFIMWFGYTLWSKVAVVFLTAFFPVVVSTYDGLRTSGQAYKDLLLTFGANRWQLLAKTQIPLALPSFFSGLKLCIVYCVIGATIGEWLGGSKGLGYFSRRMAGNMQSAEMFAAVFLLSALGVVLFVMIALLEPLFLKKRGSKQ, from the coding sequence ATGCATCCCATACCTTTTAAAAAATATTTAAACAATTACGGCCCCTTCATTCTACTGCTATTGTTCATTCTTGTGATCTGGGAATCAGCTGTTCGTCTTCACTTGATTCCAGCCTTTATTCTACCTGCACCTTCTTCAATAGGTATCGCATTGATCGAACACAGGCAATTACTCAGACCGCATTTAATGGCGACACTGCAGGAAATATTGGTAGGTTTTGTTCTCTCGGTTATCTGTGGTTCACTGCTGGGCACCGGAATGTTCTTGTTTCGCCCCCTTGAAAAAGCCATCTATCCGTTCCTTATTATCAGTCAGACGATCCCGTTAATCGCGCTATCCCCCATTTTTATTATGTGGTTCGGGTATACGCTGTGGAGCAAAGTGGCTGTTGTGTTTCTAACTGCTTTTTTTCCAGTCGTTGTGAGTACATATGACGGACTTCGTACAAGTGGTCAAGCCTACAAAGACTTATTGTTAACATTTGGCGCAAACCGCTGGCAACTGCTTGCTAAAACCCAAATTCCGCTGGCGCTGCCCTCTTTTTTCTCAGGACTAAAGCTATGCATTGTGTACTGCGTAATTGGAGCAACCATCGGCGAATGGCTTGGAGGCAGCAAAGGACTCGGTTATTTTAGCCGAAGGATGGCCGGAAATATGCAAAGTGCCGAAATGTTCGCCGCTGTATTTCTGTTGTCCGCGCTCGGTGTAGTGTTGTTTGTGATGATAGCTCTGCTCGAACCATTATTTTTAAAGAAAAGAGGATCTAAGCAATGA
- the thiD gene encoding bifunctional hydroxymethylpyrimidine kinase/phosphomethylpyrimidine kinase: protein MISKALTIAGSDSGGGAGIQADLKTFQELSVYGMSALTAVTAQNTLGVQGVYPLTLEVITQQLDSIGLDLKPDAVKTGMLFSSDIIRIVAEKIQQYSWRNLVVDPVMVAKGGSTLLQQEAVQSLINHLLPLALVTTPNIPEAEMITNRSITTIDDRKEAAKIIHAMGSNYVVLKGGHDTSTKAVVDLLYDGHEFIFMESQRVQTRHTHGTGCTYSAAVTAELAKGKTVPEATHIAKAFIQAAIEDELGIGAGHGPTNHFAYQNRLRGMNLEANRQ from the coding sequence ATGATATCTAAAGCTTTAACTATAGCCGGCTCGGATAGCGGTGGTGGCGCTGGCATCCAAGCAGATCTAAAAACCTTTCAGGAGCTTTCTGTATATGGAATGAGTGCTCTTACGGCTGTGACAGCCCAGAACACCCTCGGAGTTCAAGGCGTTTATCCGTTGACACTGGAAGTTATTACTCAGCAGCTTGATTCCATTGGACTTGATCTGAAGCCGGATGCTGTGAAGACCGGGATGCTTTTTAGCAGTGACATTATACGTATCGTAGCAGAGAAGATCCAGCAATACAGCTGGCGTAATCTTGTAGTTGATCCTGTGATGGTTGCTAAAGGAGGTTCCACGCTGCTACAGCAAGAAGCTGTTCAGTCCTTAATCAATCATCTCCTCCCGCTAGCCTTAGTGACGACACCCAATATTCCAGAGGCTGAAATGATTACCAACAGAAGCATCACTACTATAGACGATCGTAAAGAAGCAGCTAAAATAATTCATGCCATGGGCTCTAACTATGTAGTGCTAAAAGGTGGGCATGATACTTCAACTAAGGCTGTTGTGGATCTCCTATATGATGGTCACGAATTCATCTTTATGGAGAGTCAACGAGTTCAGACTAGACACACGCACGGCACAGGCTGCACCTATTCAGCAGCAGTCACTGCCGAGCTTGCCAAGGGCAAAACCGTTCCCGAAGCAACACACATAGCTAAAGCTTTTATACAAGCGGCGATTGAAGACGAGCTGGGCATAGGGGCTGGACATGGACCTACGAATCATTTTGCATATCAGAATAGATTGCGAGGGATGAACCTTGAAGCAAATAGACAGTGA
- the thiM gene encoding hydroxyethylthiazole kinase, with protein MSYLSKVRESNPLVHNITNIVVANFSANGLLALGASPFMADAHEEVVDIAAFSSAVVLNIGTLNDYAIQSMVLAGQSANKHGVPLVLDPVGAGATSYRTAVTQKLVNEMQITALRGNVAEVANVIGESWSIKGVDAGEGDGDVVVLAETAARKLGCVVIITGKDDVITNGYNTYIASNGHPILTKVTGTGCLLSAVVGAFLAVSEGASLEAAVEALSFYGVAAEIAAELTTGQGPGSFQIEFLNQLSLVTAETYQDKSIIKQLR; from the coding sequence ATGAGTTATCTATCCAAAGTACGGGAATCCAATCCACTGGTCCACAATATCACCAACATCGTCGTAGCCAATTTCTCAGCCAACGGTCTTTTGGCGCTGGGTGCCTCCCCCTTTATGGCGGATGCTCACGAGGAAGTGGTCGATATCGCCGCATTTTCATCTGCTGTAGTTCTAAATATCGGCACACTGAATGACTATGCCATTCAATCCATGGTGCTCGCGGGACAATCTGCGAATAAGCACGGCGTTCCCTTAGTTCTTGATCCAGTGGGTGCGGGAGCCACTTCTTATCGAACAGCGGTCACTCAAAAGCTAGTGAATGAGATGCAGATTACCGCTCTACGTGGCAATGTAGCTGAAGTTGCCAATGTCATTGGTGAAAGCTGGTCTATTAAAGGGGTAGATGCAGGCGAAGGGGATGGCGACGTAGTCGTCTTGGCTGAGACAGCCGCGCGGAAGTTAGGCTGTGTAGTTATCATCACCGGAAAAGACGATGTCATCACAAATGGATATAACACCTACATTGCCAGCAATGGTCACCCAATTCTAACGAAAGTAACGGGAACAGGTTGTCTGCTAAGTGCAGTAGTCGGTGCATTTCTAGCGGTAAGTGAAGGAGCATCTCTTGAAGCCGCAGTCGAAGCTCTCTCCTTCTATGGAGTGGCTGCTGAAATAGCCGCTGAACTAACGACTGGACAAGGTCCGGGGAGCTTTCAAATCGAGTTTCTAAATCAATTGAGCTTGGTCACAGCTGAAACTTACCAAGATAAATCAATAATCAAGCAACTCAGATAA
- a CDS encoding ABC transporter substrate-binding protein, whose protein sequence is MNDLNFQRKWLIPVFLICSLLIFTSCGKASNVSSPPANSSNNEIIQTHKLKIMLDWYPNAVHSFLYAAEQNGYFQEEGLDVEIQMPADSNDALKLVAANQIDLAFSYQPQVLMARSENIPVRSIAAIVRHPLNHLMVPQAGDVHSPKDLIGKQIGYSSIPLYEAMIRTMIQNDGGDPKASKLIDVGFDLIPAIATGQVDAIMGGFINHEQLILEKEGYPVNSFNPTDYGVPDYYELVLVASDQGIQNSESYFKKFLNAITKGQQFVQDNPEKALNLLLAHEDETSPLDKQIEEKSLAILLPLMNAGDQDFGYQAPASWEKVRQWLSDNDLLSTDIKAEDSFINL, encoded by the coding sequence ATGAATGATTTGAATTTCCAAAGAAAATGGCTTATTCCCGTATTTCTCATATGTTCACTCCTAATCTTCACCAGCTGCGGAAAAGCATCCAATGTAAGTAGTCCTCCTGCTAATTCATCTAATAACGAAATTATACAAACGCACAAGCTGAAGATTATGCTCGATTGGTATCCCAATGCCGTTCACTCTTTTTTATATGCTGCTGAGCAGAATGGTTATTTCCAAGAGGAAGGTCTGGACGTAGAGATCCAAATGCCCGCAGACAGCAATGACGCACTGAAGCTTGTAGCAGCGAATCAAATCGATTTAGCGTTTAGTTATCAACCTCAGGTGCTCATGGCACGCAGTGAGAACATTCCAGTACGTTCGATTGCTGCGATTGTGAGACATCCGCTTAATCATTTAATGGTACCTCAGGCTGGAGACGTTCATAGTCCCAAAGACCTCATAGGTAAACAGATTGGGTATTCTTCCATTCCTCTTTATGAAGCCATGATTCGTACGATGATCCAAAACGATGGGGGTGACCCTAAGGCCAGCAAATTAATAGACGTAGGCTTTGACCTTATTCCGGCGATTGCGACGGGGCAAGTGGATGCCATTATGGGAGGGTTCATTAACCACGAACAATTAATCTTGGAAAAAGAAGGTTATCCCGTGAACTCGTTCAATCCCACGGATTACGGAGTCCCCGATTATTATGAGCTAGTCCTTGTCGCCAGCGATCAAGGAATACAAAATTCTGAATCCTATTTCAAAAAGTTTCTAAATGCAATTACAAAAGGACAACAATTTGTGCAGGATAATCCGGAAAAAGCGTTAAATTTGCTGCTTGCACACGAAGATGAGACCTCTCCACTCGATAAGCAAATTGAAGAGAAGAGCCTAGCGATTCTACTACCGTTAATGAATGCGGGTGATCAAGATTTTGGATATCAAGCGCCAGCGTCTTGGGAGAAGGTAAGACAGTGGCTATCGGACAATGATTTACTGTCTACTGACATCAAAGCTGAGGATTCTTTTATTAATCTTTAA
- a CDS encoding ABC transporter ATP-binding protein: MDIRQGEFVSVIGASGCGKSTLFKTIAGLLEPTHGKIIIHSNSSSSTRLGQIAYMPQQDLLLPWRTVLDNCLLPWEIKPRFSKQQTISHIREMLSRFGLADVEKAFPHELSGGMKQRVAFLRTLVAGGGAGLMLLDEPFGALDAMSKREIHRWLLELWDELDQTVMLITHDLEEALLLSDRIYLLSGGVHSELQEIIVDLPRPRHYKMNYEPRFIALREELERRLYASHTF; encoded by the coding sequence ATGGATATCAGGCAAGGTGAGTTTGTTTCTGTCATTGGGGCTAGCGGATGCGGAAAAAGTACGCTTTTCAAAACTATAGCAGGCTTGCTCGAACCCACTCATGGGAAAATAATAATTCATTCGAACTCGTCATCCTCTACTCGCTTAGGTCAGATCGCATACATGCCTCAGCAGGATTTGCTGCTGCCTTGGAGAACCGTGCTCGACAACTGTCTTTTGCCCTGGGAGATTAAACCAAGGTTTAGTAAACAACAGACGATCTCTCACATTCGGGAAATGCTGTCACGCTTCGGTTTGGCCGATGTAGAGAAGGCTTTTCCCCATGAGCTATCGGGTGGCATGAAACAGCGAGTCGCATTTCTACGAACGCTTGTAGCTGGCGGCGGGGCCGGTCTTATGCTGCTAGATGAGCCATTTGGAGCGCTCGACGCTATGAGCAAACGTGAGATACACCGTTGGCTGTTGGAGCTTTGGGATGAGCTGGATCAAACAGTGATGCTCATCACCCATGATCTAGAGGAAGCGCTGTTACTAAGCGATCGGATTTATTTATTGTCTGGAGGCGTGCATAGCGAATTACAGGAGATCATCGTTGATTTACCGAGGCCAAGACATTACAAGATGAACTATGAACCCCGGTTTATAGCGTTACGGGAAGAGTTGGAGCGGAGACTGTATGCATCCCATACCTTTTAA
- a CDS encoding pseudouridine synthase, which translates to MRIDKYISETGFCSRRETKRLIAAGRIAVNGIVCDANILLEPEDIVWIDGEPITSSKGEPVYLALNKPIGITCTAAPNVAGNIIDFVGYPSRIFAIGRLDKHSEGLILLTNDGDIVNKMMRSENGHEKEYVVHVDKPITSEFIHAMSSGVDILGVTTKPCEVSRIAECQFRIILTQGLNLQIRRMCKELGYRVLKLERIRIMNITLGSLERGQWRHLSGEELSELMTRLN; encoded by the coding sequence GTGAGAATCGATAAATATATAAGCGAAACAGGCTTCTGTTCCAGAAGGGAAACGAAACGACTCATTGCCGCAGGGCGGATCGCTGTTAACGGCATAGTCTGTGATGCGAATATTCTTTTAGAGCCAGAGGATATCGTATGGATTGATGGAGAGCCCATAACAAGCAGTAAAGGGGAGCCGGTATACCTCGCGCTGAATAAACCGATAGGCATCACCTGTACAGCTGCGCCAAATGTGGCCGGGAATATTATAGATTTTGTAGGTTATCCCTCACGGATCTTTGCGATCGGCAGATTAGATAAACACTCGGAAGGCCTCATTTTGTTAACCAACGATGGAGATATCGTAAACAAAATGATGCGTTCCGAGAATGGGCATGAAAAAGAATATGTAGTTCATGTAGACAAGCCAATAACGTCAGAGTTCATACATGCCATGTCTAGTGGTGTGGATATTCTTGGCGTCACAACAAAACCTTGTGAGGTCTCTCGGATCGCGGAATGTCAGTTTAGAATTATCCTAACTCAAGGCCTTAATCTGCAAATACGCAGAATGTGCAAGGAGTTAGGATATAGAGTACTAAAGCTAGAGCGTATAAGAATCATGAATATTACACTTGGTAGTTTGGAGCGAGGACAATGGCGGCATTTGAGCGGAGAAGAGCTGAGTGAGCTTATGACCCGCTTAAATTAA
- the thiE gene encoding thiamine phosphate synthase: MDSDQLRDLLKVYFIMGSVNCRIAPAKVLKEAVAGGITMFQFREKGTGALTAQVKFNLGRRLQKICRANGVPFIVNDDIDLAIALDADGIHVGQDDTPALAIRQLLGEDKIVGVSAHSLAEARQAIADGADYLGIGPVYPTSSKEDAQAVRGTSVIEEIRNSGITIPLVGIGGITVHNAAPVLAAGADGISVISAIAGAEDIALAARGFVHEVNLSGS; encoded by the coding sequence ATAGACAGTGATCAACTGCGGGATTTATTAAAAGTCTATTTCATTATGGGCAGTGTGAATTGTCGGATAGCCCCAGCCAAGGTATTAAAAGAAGCCGTCGCGGGAGGCATAACGATGTTCCAATTTCGTGAAAAAGGTACGGGGGCATTAACTGCCCAAGTTAAATTTAATTTAGGAAGACGGCTCCAAAAGATATGTCGTGCTAACGGAGTCCCTTTTATCGTTAATGACGATATTGATCTAGCCATCGCCCTTGATGCGGACGGCATTCATGTAGGACAAGATGATACCCCTGCGCTAGCGATTAGGCAGTTGCTTGGCGAGGATAAGATCGTTGGTGTGTCCGCTCATTCGCTCGCCGAAGCTCGGCAGGCGATAGCGGATGGAGCCGATTATCTGGGCATTGGTCCTGTTTATCCTACCTCTTCCAAGGAGGATGCCCAAGCTGTTCGAGGCACATCAGTTATTGAAGAAATACGAAACAGCGGCATTACGATTCCTTTGGTTGGCATAGGCGGGATCACGGTGCACAATGCAGCACCAGTACTAGCTGCGGGTGCGGACGGTATCTCCGTTATCTCAGCTATTGCGGGCGCTGAAGACATCGCCTTGGCAGCCAGAGGATTTGTTCACGAAGTTAATTTAAGCGGGTCATAA